A single genomic interval of Streptomyces sp. 1222.5 harbors:
- a CDS encoding STAS domain-containing protein, producing MTDAFHIDVPHTDGALAVIALSGEFDIAAAPAVRARALELIANGHPDLVADLSGVTFCDSSGLGALVGIWRCAKEADGSLTLAAIPDRLSRLLSVTGMDAFLPAYSSADAALAARQGNRTTA from the coding sequence ATGACCGACGCATTCCACATCGACGTCCCGCACACCGACGGTGCCCTGGCCGTGATCGCCCTGTCCGGCGAGTTCGACATCGCCGCCGCACCCGCCGTACGGGCCCGCGCCCTGGAACTCATCGCGAACGGCCACCCTGACCTGGTCGCCGACCTCTCAGGCGTCACCTTCTGCGACTCCTCAGGACTGGGCGCCCTCGTCGGCATCTGGCGCTGCGCCAAGGAAGCCGACGGCTCCCTGACCCTGGCGGCCATCCCCGACCGGCTGAGCCGCCTGCTCAGCGTCACAGGGATGGACGCCTTCCTGCCCGCCTACTCCAGCGCCGATGCCGCGCTCGCCGCACGCCAAGGCAACCGCACCACCGCCTGA